CCTCGTCGTGCAGGAGGCCGACCCTGCCGCCGCCGACACGGCAGCGGCGCGGCCCGACGTGCTGCAGGACGGGCGCAACGCCGTGGGTGTCACGAGCGACCTTCGACTCGTGGCCATCGACTCGCGGACCGGGGAACCCATCGACGGCGTGGTCCAGGTTCCCCCGCCGACCTATGTCACCGGGGTGGACTTCCACCGTCCGGCTCTGGCCGCGATGCACGGCAACACCCTGGCCGTGGTGGACCAGACGACCGGTCGGGTCTGGGCCAAGCGGCTGGATCCCAAGGGCGGCACCCCCATCGGGGACCTCCGGGACACCGGTGGGTTGGCGACCGTGGGCCCCAACGCGGCGGTCACGGTCGACCTCGACGGGGACGTCATGGCGGTCTCCGCCGACACCGGAACCGTCGTCGAGATCCCCGCGGAGGGAGCCGGGTTCGGCTCGCCGCAGCGCACCGACCTCGGCTTCACCGGCGGACGCGCCGCGGACATCACCGCCGTCGGTGACACCTGGGTGGTCCTCGACCTGGAGAAGGGCGAGGTCCACGTCGAGGGGCGAGACGGCGCCCAGGCCCTGCCGGGCGAGAGCCAGCAGACCGCGGGCGTCACCCTCGCCATGGCCACCCTCCAGCAGCCCGGGCCGAGCCGCGATGTCGTCGCCTTCCAGACGAGGGAGCGGGCCGGCTACCTGCCCATCACCGACGCCTCCGGTCAGGGGATCACCTCCGCAGGCGTCGTCTCGGGCCTGTCCACCGACGAGCGGACCGTCCGCCGGCAGCGCATCTCCTCGCCGGCCGTCAACGGGGACTGCCTCTACGCCGCCTGGGGCGACGGCGCCGCGGTGCGGTGGGGCTCGGCCTGCGGGACGCAGGAGGCGCCGGCCGGTGAGCTGACCAGCTCCGGAAGCCTCTCGCGTCGGTACGGCGTCGCGGTCCGGCACAACCGTGGCCAGCTGCTCCTCAACGACCTCGACACGGGTGACGTCTACGACCTGTCGCTGACCGGCGACCTGCGGATCGACACCTGGCCCGCGTCGGTGTCACCGCCGAAGAGGACCACACCGCCGAAGAAGACCACGAAGCCCACCAGGTCGACGGCGAAGAAGTCCACGAAGACGAGCACGAAGAAGTCCACCGCGAAGACCACGAAGACATCCGGATGAGGAAGCAGGAACGATGAGCGTCTCCCAGGAGCAGGCCGGCTGGTTCAGCCAGGCCTTCCAGCAGATGGTCGGCAACATCGACCAGGTCATCCTCGGCAAGCAGCACGTGGTGCGGCTGGCCCTCACCTGCCTGCTCTCCGAGGGGCACCTGCTCCTCGAGGACTACCCCGGCACGGGCAAGACCCAGCTGGCCCGGGCCATCGCGGCCACGGTGCAGGGCAGCAGCAGCCGGATCCAGTTCACCCCCGACCTGCTCCCCAGCGATGTCACGGGCGTGACCATCTACGACCAGCAGAGCAAGACCTTCGACTTCCACCGCGGACCGGTCTTCGCCTCGATCGTCCTCGCGGACGAGATCAACCGCGCCTCGCCCAAGACCCAGTCGGCGCTGCTCGAGGTCATGGAGGAGGGCCGGGTGACCGTCGACGGCACCACGCACGACGTCGGCTCGCCCTTCATGGTCGTCGCGACCCAGAACCCCATCGAGCAGGCCGGCACGTACCGCCTGCCCGAGGCCCAGCTCGACCGATTCCTCATGAAGACCTCGCTGGGCTACCCCGACCACGAGGCGACCGTCGCCGTCCTCGCCGACTCGGCCCGCCGGGACCGCACCAAGGGGCTGCGGCCGGTCGTCACCGCCAAGGTCGTCACCGACATGGCCGCGCTCGCCGACCAGGTGCACGTCGACGCGGCGATCCTCGCCTATGTCTCGCGCATCGCGGAGGAGAGCCGACGCCACCGGGACGTGCGCCTGGGGCTGTCCGTGCGCGGCTGCCTCGCCTTCGTGCGGTGCGCCAAGACCTGGGCGGCCGGCCAGGGCCGCACCCACGTGGTGCCCGACGACATCAAGATGCTCGCCGAGCCGGTGATGAGCCACCGGCTGCTGCTGTCCGCGGAGGCAGAGTTCGCGGGCGTGCAGGTCACCGACGTCATCGGCCGGATCCTCGGCCAGGTCGCACCGCCGACCGAGCGTGTGGCCTGAGCACGCCATCACGATGACCTCAGGACTGCCGACCCCGCCACCCGACGCCCCTCGTGGGCGTGGTCGGGTGCGTCCGGATGCCCACGCGGCGGCCTCCGCGGGCGGCGACGAGGCCCGGCTGCAGCAGATGGCCCGGTCCACGCGGGAGCGCTCCTCGGGCACGCGACGCACGGTCACCCTCCCGGGTGCCTCCGTCGTCGCCGCCGGCAGGGGCGCCGGTCGCGCGGTCCGCCACGGTGTCGTGGCCACCGACGACCGGGTGCGCCGGACGTGGTTCGGCGGTCGGCTGGACTGGATCACCCCCCTGGGCTGGAGCCTCGTCGGTCTCGGGCTGCTCCTGTGGCTGCTCGGAGCCCTCCTCGGCTGGGTCGAGCTGACGACCATGGCGGCCACGATCCTCGCTCTGGTCCTGCTGTGCGTCCTGGTCTCCCTGGGCCGGCACCGTGCCGACGTCGACCTCGTCGTCGAACCCCTGCGCTCGCACATCGGTGGGCTCGCGCAGGGACACCTCGTGCTCACCAATGTCTCCAGGCGCACGATGCTCCCTTCGCTCGTGCGGCTGCCCGTCGGCGAAACGGAGGAGCTCATCCCGGTCCCACTGCTGCGCAAGGGTGCCCAGCACCGCATCTCCTTCCCGATCGCGACCCCCCGGCGCGGCGTCATCCCGGTCGGACCGCCGACGACGGTGCTCGGGGACCCCCTCGGGGTCACCCGGCGGACGACGACCTTCGGCACCCAGCAGCTCATGCACGTCCACCCGCGTCACATCGCCCTCGAGTCCGGTGCCCACGGTCTCCTGCGCGACCTCGAGGGCGAGGTCACCCCGGAGCTGTCGATGGCCGACATCTCCTTCCACGCGCTGCGCGAGTACGAGCCGGGCGACGACCGTCGCCACGTGCACTGGCGGTCCTCGGCCAAGCACGACCGGCTCCTGGTCCGTCAGTTCCAGGAGACCCGGCGCTCCCACCTCGGCATCGTCGTCGACACCGACCCCGCGATGTACCCCCATGGCGAAGGGGGGGTGGAGACCGCCATCGCCGTCGCCGCCTCCCTGATGGTCCAGTCGATCAAGGACGAGCAGGAGGCGAGCGTCGTGTGCAACGACGCCCTCGCCTCGCGCACGACCGTGCCGCTCGTCCTGGACACCCTCACGACGGCCACCATCGGCCGCGTCGACCTCGTCCGCTCCGCTCGAGCGGTCGTCCAGCGCGCCCCGGACTCCTCGGTCGCGGTGCTGTGCACCGGCCCGGGCCGGGCCTTCCTCGAGATCCAGCAGTGCCTCGGCGAGTTCGAGACCGAGGTGCACAAGGTGGCGGTCGTCGTCGACCCGGGCGCGCAGACCAGCCTGCGTCGCGTCCGCGGCCTGAGCGTCGTCACCATCACCGAGCTGTCCGACCTCGGTCGGGTCGTCGGCGGGCTGGTGCCGGCATGAGCGGGGCGAGGAGCGCGGGCAGCACCCTGATGGGTGCCCCGAAGCCGGGGATGATCAAGCCCCAGCTCACGACCGGGGAGAAGGTCCGCGCGACCCTGGGTCGGATGCGGCCCGGGCGCGGGCACTGGGTCGACACCGTCTTCACCCTCGCGGTCATCGCCTGCGTGCTCGTCGGTCTGCGGACGGTCCTCTACGGGTGGCAGTGGTGGCAGGCGGCCGCGGCGGGCGTCCTCCTCGGGCTCGTCGTCGGCCACGTCCAGGGCACCTACCGATGGCCCCTCATCGCGATCACGGCCCTCGGGGCAGTGCTGTACCTCCTGCTCGGGGGGCCGCTCGCGGTCCGGGACGACTTGAGATGGGGGATCGTCCCGACCGGGCAGACGATCAAGGACCTCGTCGCCGGCCCCACCAGCGGCTGGATGGACCTGGTGACCCTCATCCCGCCCGTCGACGCGCGGGGACGTCACCTGGCCTTCGCCTTCTTCCTCGCCCTCGTCGGGACCGCGATCACCTACGCGACGGCGCGGGTGACGAGGTCGCGGCTGCGACTGGTGGCTCCCCCCTTCGTCCTGCTGCTCGTGACCATCGCCCTCGGGACGACGCAGCCCGCGGCCAGGTGGCTGCACGGACTGCTCCTGACGGTCCTGCTCGTCGGGTGGCTGTCGGCGCGCGACCACCTCGACCCCGACGTCGGCATCGCCCGCCCGGGCGTCCGTCGCCCGGCCCTGTCCCGGATCGTCTCCGGGGCTGTGATCCTGGGCCTCGCGGTGCTCGCCGGGTCCGTGCTCGGTCCGCGCCTGCCGGGGCTGGGAGCGCCGAGCGACCGCCAGGTCGTGCGGACCGGTGTCGTACCCGACCACGACGCGACGGTGCTGGCCTCGCCGCTCTCGCAGTACCGCGAGTTCACCCGGGGAAGTGCCTCCGGGCTGTACGAGCGCCAGCTCCTGCAGGTCGACGGCGTGCCGGCGACCACGCCGATGCGGCTGGCCACCCTCGACACGTGGGACGGGTCGACCTGGGGCATCGCGGGCCGGGGCGACGAGCGGGCCGACGCGGGCCGCGCCTTCCAGCAGTTCGGGCGTCGGGTCGGGGTCCTCGCCAGCGGGTCGACCACGCAGGTCCGGGTGAGCGTCCCCGACGACGGGTACCGCAGTCCCTGGATCCTCACGACCGGCCGGGTCGAGGGCATCGAGTTCCTCGGGTCGGCGCAGGAGCGTCTGCAGGACGAGGCCTGGCTCAACCTCAGCACCAACACCGTGCTCGTCCCCCCGGGGATCGGGCCGGGCGACGTCTACGAGGTCCGCACCGAGCTGCCGCCGACCGGCGCCGGCGCCCTCCCCGAGCAGCTGCCGGTCGCCGCGGGCAGCATGCCGATCAGCGGGGACGCGACCTTCGTCGACGGACGGATCCAGGCGTGGAAGGGGGACGCGAGCGACCGGTGGGGGCAGTTCCGGGCCATCGCCACGACGATGCGCGAGGAGGGGACCTACACCGACGGGACGCCCGCGACGAGCGACACGGCGCTCGACGACGCAGAGCGCTCCGGGCGGGCTCGCGCCGCCCTGCTGCACCCCGCCGGTCACGGACGCGGCCGTCTCGACGACTTCCTCAACTCCGACCCGCTCGCCGGTGACGACGAGCAGTACGCCGCCACCCTGGCGCTCATCGGCAACCGCCTGGGCATCCCCACCCGGGTCGTCGTCGGCGCCACCGCCACGGACGACGGGGTCGTGCGCGGCCGCGACATCCACGCGTGGGTCGAGGTCCAGCAGACCGACGGGCAGTGGTTCCAGGTCCTGCCGCAGACCTTCATCCCCGACGCCACCGAGCAGGCCACGCCGGCCGGCTCGGTGCCGACCGCGTGGACGGCACCCGAGGTCACCCCTCCACCGCCGCCGCCACCCCCGCCGCCGGCACCACCCGAGCCGGTCGTCGACTGGTCCTCCCCGTCGGCCTGGCCGCTGTGGGCACAGCTCCTCGGCGTCTTCGTGGGTGTACCGCTGCTCCTCCTCCTGCTCACGCCAGTCGTCACCGCCGTCCGTCGAGCCGTCCGGCTGCGACGCGGCAGCCCCGATCGTCGGGTCGGCCGGGCCTGGAACGATCTCGTCGAGGAGGCCAGGGTGCTCGGCCGCCGGCTGCCTGCCGGGGCCACCCGCGTCGAGCAGGCTCGCGCCCTCGGGCAGGGCAGCGGTGCCGTCCCCGCCGCCATGAGGGCCGACGGGCTGATCTTCGGGGAGGCGCCACCCCCGGCAGCCGAGATCAGCGCCTGGCAGGCCGAGCTGCGCCGGGTGCGTCGCAGGATGCGGCGTGAGACTCCCTTCGTCACCCGGCTGCGGGCGACCTTCGACCCACGACCGCTGTTCTCCCACCACGAGGACATCGGGTTGCACGACACCACCACCGCCCCCAGCCGGAAGGCGCTTCGATGAAGCTGATGTTCACCCTCCGCGGGTCCGACAACGAGGACACCGACCTCGTCGCGACCGTCGACGGCCGCACCACCGTCGGGGACCTCGCCGAGCACCTCGTGCTCGCGGACCCGCAGCGGCAGCGCGCCGGCAGCAGCCACGAGAGGGCCGACCTGGGGCAGATGACCCTGACGCTGGTCAACGAGAACTTCCGTGCCGTCGACCCGCACACGACGGTGCAGGAGTCCGGGCTGCGCTCCGGCGCGCACGTCAGCGTCACCCGGCGCTCCTCCGGCTACCAGGACACCGAGGCGCCGATCGCGGTGGCCACGGTCGTCGCCGGACCGGACACCGGGCGCGAGTACGCACTGCAGCGGGGGACCTCGCACGTCGGGCGCGGGCGGGACTGCGAGGTGCAGATCAACGACGCCTCCGTCTCGCGCAGGCACGCCAAGCTGCTCGTCGCCGACGTCGTGGAGGTCACCGACCTCGGGTCGTCCAACGGCGTGGTCGTCGGGGACGAGCACGTCGACCGGGCCATCCTGCGTGAGGGCGAGGCCTTCACGATCGGGGACACGACCTTCGAGATCTCGACGCGTACGGCCGCGGCCGGGGTGACGACGACGGAGTCGGGCGACGTGGCCTTCACGCGCTCGCCGCGGATCTCGCCCGTCTACCAGGGGCTGCAGTTCGAGGTCCCGGACCTGCCCGAGCGGGGCAAGCCGCAGCGCATCCCCCTCGCCATGATGATCGTGCCCGTCTTCATGGGCGCGACCCTCTTCGCCATCACCCGCTCGCGCTTCACGATCATGTTCATGCTCATGATGCCGATGATGATGCTGGCCAACGCGTGGGAGTCCAAGCGGCGCGTGCGGCTCGACTTCGAGGAGGCGATGGTCGACTTCCGCGAGGACGTCGGCTACCTCGTCGAGGACATCGAGACCGAGCTGGACCGCGAGCACGACACCCGCCGCCAGGAGCACCCCGCGGTGGCCGAGCTCGGTCAGGCCGTCGCTGCCCACCACCCGCTCATGTGGACTCGCCGTCCGGGGGAGCCCGGCTACCTCGAGTACCGGCTCGGCCTGGGGGTGCGGCCCAGCCGCAGCGAGATCAAGCTGCCCAAGATGGGCCGCAGCCGGGCCGAGGCCTGGCTCGAGGTGTCCACCCTGATGCAGGGCCTCGGCGTGGTCGCCGACGTCCCCGTCACGGCGCACCCCCTCCTCGACGGGGCGATCGGTGTGTCGGGACCACGCGAGGCGGCCCTCGGGCTGGCCCGCTCGATCATCGTGCAGACGATGGCCGCGCACTCGCCCGCCGAGGTCGTGCTCTGCGCGCTCGCCTCGACGACCTCGGCCCGCGACTGGGACTGGCTGAAGTGGGTCCCGCACGCCACCTCCCCGCAGAGCCCCTTCGACGTGCAGCAGACGGCCAGCTCTCGGCCCGGCTGCGCCGCGATCATGGAGCAGCTCGAGTCGCTCGTCGCGAGCCGGTCCGGCGCGGACGGTGCCGGCGCTGCGGGCCCGTCGGTCGTCGTGCTCGTCGAGAACGACGCGCCCCTCGAGCGGGCCCGGCTCGTCCAGCTCGCCGAGGCGGGGTGGAAGGTCGGCGTCGTCGTCGTGTGGGTCTCCCCGGTGACCGAGCAGCTGCCGGCGGCCTGCCGGACCTTCGTCGAGGTCGGGGACGACGCTCGGTGCCGGGTCGGCTGGGTCGGGCCGGCGCAGCTGGCCGCGGACGTGCACGCGGACCTCATCCCCCTTCGTGACGCGGTGACCGTCGCCCGCCAGCTCGCGCCGATCACCGACTCCAGCGCCCTGGCCCGGGACGACTCCGACATCCCACGGTCGGTGTCCTACCTCGCCCTCGTCGGCACGGAGATCGCCCACTCGGAGACGGCCGTCATCGAGAGGTGGAACGAGAACCGGTCGATCCTCACCGGGCCGCACGCGCCGGCCATGCCCAACCGCAAGCCGGGCTCGCTGCGGGCCGTCATCGGGCAGTCCGCGATGGGCACGCACAGCGTGGACCTGCGCACCGACGGACCGCACGCCCTCGTCGGTGGCACCACGGGCGCCGGCAAGTCGGAGCTGCTCCAGGCCTGGATCCTCGGCATGGCCACGGCCAACAGCCCGCAGCGGGTGACCTTCCTCCTCGTCGACTACAAGGGCGGGTCCGCCTTCCGCGACTGCGTCCAGCTGCCGCACACCGTCGGCATGGTCACCGACCTCTCGCCCCACCTGGTGCGAAGGGCGTTGGCCTCGCTGTCGGCCGAGCTGCACTACCGCGAGCACCTGCTGGCCCGTTTCAAGGCGAAGGACCTGGTCGAGCTCGAGCGACGCGGCGAGATCGAGGCCCCGCCCAGCCTGGTGATCGTCGTCGACGAGTTCGCGGCGCTGGTCCAGGAGGTCCCGGACTTCGTCGACGGCGTCGTCAACATCGCCCAGCGTGGCCGCTCGCTCGGGATCCACCTGATCCTTGCCACGCAGCGCCCCGCAGGTGTCATCAAGGACAACCTGCGGGCCAACACCAACCTGCGGA
The genomic region above belongs to Janibacter limosus and contains:
- a CDS encoding FtsK/SpoIIIE domain-containing protein; amino-acid sequence: MFTLRGSDNEDTDLVATVDGRTTVGDLAEHLVLADPQRQRAGSSHERADLGQMTLTLVNENFRAVDPHTTVQESGLRSGAHVSVTRRSSGYQDTEAPIAVATVVAGPDTGREYALQRGTSHVGRGRDCEVQINDASVSRRHAKLLVADVVEVTDLGSSNGVVVGDEHVDRAILREGEAFTIGDTTFEISTRTAAAGVTTTESGDVAFTRSPRISPVYQGLQFEVPDLPERGKPQRIPLAMMIVPVFMGATLFAITRSRFTIMFMLMMPMMMLANAWESKRRVRLDFEEAMVDFREDVGYLVEDIETELDREHDTRRQEHPAVAELGQAVAAHHPLMWTRRPGEPGYLEYRLGLGVRPSRSEIKLPKMGRSRAEAWLEVSTLMQGLGVVADVPVTAHPLLDGAIGVSGPREAALGLARSIIVQTMAAHSPAEVVLCALASTTSARDWDWLKWVPHATSPQSPFDVQQTASSRPGCAAIMEQLESLVASRSGADGAGAAGPSVVVLVENDAPLERARLVQLAEAGWKVGVVVVWVSPVTEQLPAACRTFVEVGDDARCRVGWVGPAQLAADVHADLIPLRDAVTVARQLAPITDSSALARDDSDIPRSVSYLALVGTEIAHSETAVIERWNENRSILTGPHAPAMPNRKPGSLRAVIGQSAMGTHSVDLRTDGPHALVGGTTGAGKSELLQAWILGMATANSPQRVTFLLVDYKGGSAFRDCVQLPHTVGMVTDLSPHLVRRALASLSAELHYREHLLARFKAKDLVELERRGEIEAPPSLVIVVDEFAALVQEVPDFVDGVVNIAQRGRSLGIHLILATQRPAGVIKDNLRANTNLRMALRMADTDDSTDVLGTPDAAYFDPGLPGRALAKSGPGRLVPFQTGYAGGWTSNTPPPPDMLVSTLAFGAPVAWELPAKPQGDEEADLGPTDIQRVVDTVERARVEAQLPLPRKPWLSELADVYELATLPTERRDDELVIGIADNPERQSQPAISFRPDVEGNLAVFGASGAGKSSFLRTIAIAAGFTVRGGPCHVYGLDFGNRGLAMLEELPHVGSIISGQDEERVKRLITMLRETIDERAIRYSTANATTITQYRKLTGRGDEPRIFVLVDGLSAFRNAYESSGALAKWLDAFTSLLSDGRPVGVHFVLSVDARNGLPVSMGSSVQSRFVLRMATEDDYAFLGVPGDVLTPDSPPGRGLFKKREVQVAVLGGTPDASEQSRMVLGFAGTMLKSGARPVTPVASLPEVVPASSLPVQVGGLPVLAMSSDDLAPVTIDPHGGFVVTGPPGSGRTTTLVQIVQAVKRWDPAAQVHLVTLRRNSPMLAMPQLESTATREEEIKELGALLKERALEEGSPLQVLVIEKLDDLNAPPYQMPLQDAIKPLIDNDHFVVGEADPSALTTGMGLPGLVKAGRSGIALAPDGSESSMIFKTTFPPLARVVMPEGRGVLVRRGKAQIVQTALPEAPR
- a CDS encoding DUF58 domain-containing protein produces the protein MTSGLPTPPPDAPRGRGRVRPDAHAAASAGGDEARLQQMARSTRERSSGTRRTVTLPGASVVAAGRGAGRAVRHGVVATDDRVRRTWFGGRLDWITPLGWSLVGLGLLLWLLGALLGWVELTTMAATILALVLLCVLVSLGRHRADVDLVVEPLRSHIGGLAQGHLVLTNVSRRTMLPSLVRLPVGETEELIPVPLLRKGAQHRISFPIATPRRGVIPVGPPTTVLGDPLGVTRRTTTFGTQQLMHVHPRHIALESGAHGLLRDLEGEVTPELSMADISFHALREYEPGDDRRHVHWRSSAKHDRLLVRQFQETRRSHLGIVVDTDPAMYPHGEGGVETAIAVAASLMVQSIKDEQEASVVCNDALASRTTVPLVLDTLTTATIGRVDLVRSARAVVQRAPDSSVAVLCTGPGRAFLEIQQCLGEFETEVHKVAVVVDPGAQTSLRRVRGLSVVTITELSDLGRVVGGLVPA
- a CDS encoding transglutaminase domain-containing protein; translation: MSGARSAGSTLMGAPKPGMIKPQLTTGEKVRATLGRMRPGRGHWVDTVFTLAVIACVLVGLRTVLYGWQWWQAAAAGVLLGLVVGHVQGTYRWPLIAITALGAVLYLLLGGPLAVRDDLRWGIVPTGQTIKDLVAGPTSGWMDLVTLIPPVDARGRHLAFAFFLALVGTAITYATARVTRSRLRLVAPPFVLLLVTIALGTTQPAARWLHGLLLTVLLVGWLSARDHLDPDVGIARPGVRRPALSRIVSGAVILGLAVLAGSVLGPRLPGLGAPSDRQVVRTGVVPDHDATVLASPLSQYREFTRGSASGLYERQLLQVDGVPATTPMRLATLDTWDGSTWGIAGRGDERADAGRAFQQFGRRVGVLASGSTTQVRVSVPDDGYRSPWILTTGRVEGIEFLGSAQERLQDEAWLNLSTNTVLVPPGIGPGDVYEVRTELPPTGAGALPEQLPVAAGSMPISGDATFVDGRIQAWKGDASDRWGQFRAIATTMREEGTYTDGTPATSDTALDDAERSGRARAALLHPAGHGRGRLDDFLNSDPLAGDDEQYAATLALIGNRLGIPTRVVVGATATDDGVVRGRDIHAWVEVQQTDGQWFQVLPQTFIPDATEQATPAGSVPTAWTAPEVTPPPPPPPPPPAPPEPVVDWSSPSAWPLWAQLLGVFVGVPLLLLLLTPVVTAVRRAVRLRRGSPDRRVGRAWNDLVEEARVLGRRLPAGATRVEQARALGQGSGAVPAAMRADGLIFGEAPPPAAEISAWQAELRRVRRRMRRETPFVTRLRATFDPRPLFSHHEDIGLHDTTTAPSRKALR
- a CDS encoding AAA family ATPase codes for the protein MSVSQEQAGWFSQAFQQMVGNIDQVILGKQHVVRLALTCLLSEGHLLLEDYPGTGKTQLARAIAATVQGSSSRIQFTPDLLPSDVTGVTIYDQQSKTFDFHRGPVFASIVLADEINRASPKTQSALLEVMEEGRVTVDGTTHDVGSPFMVVATQNPIEQAGTYRLPEAQLDRFLMKTSLGYPDHEATVAVLADSARRDRTKGLRPVVTAKVVTDMAALADQVHVDAAILAYVSRIAEESRRHRDVRLGLSVRGCLAFVRCAKTWAAGQGRTHVVPDDIKMLAEPVMSHRLLLSAEAEFAGVQVTDVIGRILGQVAPPTERVA